The following are encoded together in the Zingiber officinale cultivar Zhangliang chromosome 8A, Zo_v1.1, whole genome shotgun sequence genome:
- the LOC122010831 gene encoding probable CCR4-associated factor 1 homolog 11, with the protein MAVAVVNNDMPISSSAASTSRIEVRSVWAHNLDEEFALIRSAVPFHPFVALDTEYPGVVVASKNPYCTLTLPQRYELIRANVEALRIIQVGLTLSDAAGNLPCAIYSDGTCVRYVWEFNFRDFDINRDRYAPSSVELLKANGIDFQKNQIWGIDSCRFAQHLATSGLLSFGHFSPVSWVTFQGAYDFAFLVKMLTCDCKLPKTVREFLHLVHFFFGKRVFDVKHLCKHCPGLYGGLERVASTVRVERAVGSRHQSGSDSLLTWQVFYQIASRVNPQLIDRPEHMGTLYDLQLQ; encoded by the coding sequence ATGGCTGTCGCAGTTGTCAACAACGATATGCCAATTTCCTCTTCCGCCGCCAGCACCAGCAGAATCGAGGTTCGCTCCGTGTGGGCTCATAACCTCGACGAGGAGTTCGCCCTTATCCGCTCCGCCGTCCCGTTCCACCCCTTCGTCGCATTGGACACCGAGTATCCTGGCGTCGTCGTCGCTTCCAAAAATCCCTACTGCACCCTCACCCTCCCCCAGCGCTACGAATTGATCCGTGCCAACGTCGAGGCCCTCCGCATCATCCAGGTCGGTCTCACCCTCTCCGACGCCGCCGGCAACCTCCCATGTGCCATCTACAGCGACGGCACTTGTGTGCGTTACGTGTGGGAATTTAATTTCCGTGACTTCGACATCAACCGCGACCGTTACGCCCCTTCCTCCGTCGAGCTGCTCAAGGCTAATGGCATCGACTTCCAAAAGAATCAAATATGGGGCATCGACTCTTGCAGATTCGCCCAGCACTTGGCCACCTCCGGCTTGCTTTCCTTTGGCCATTTTTCTCCCGTCTCCTGGGTTACCTTCCAAGGCGCCTATGACTTCGCCTTCCTAGTCAAGATGCTGACATGCGACTGCAAATTACCAAAGACCGTTCGTGAGTTCTTGCACCTCGTTCACTTCTTTTTCGGCAAAAGGGTGTTCGATGTGAAGCACCTTTGCAAGCATTGTCCTGGGCTTTACGGAGGATTGGAGCGGGTGGCCTCTACCGTCCGAGTTGAGCGAGCAGTGGGCTCTCGACATCAGTCCGGCTCCGATAGCTTATTAACATGGCAGGTGTTCTATCAAATTGCTTCTCGTGTGAATCCACAACTCATTGATCGTCCAGAACACATGGGAACACTCTATGACCTCCAACTGCAATAG